One Deinococcus ruber DNA window includes the following coding sequences:
- a CDS encoding adenylate kinase, which produces MPKAPHKVVIFLGPPGAGKGTQAERLAADQNLLKISTGDILRDHVTRGTELGQRVKPILDAGHLVPDDILIALIRDRLAALESVRVIFDGFPRTTAQAQELDMLLEELGAPISAVPLLEVPDQLLIDRIVERGKTSGRSDDTEEVARNRQTVYRDQTQPLIDYYSARGQVRTINGVGSMDEVYSRILDAVK; this is translated from the coding sequence ATGCCCAAAGCGCCCCACAAAGTCGTGATTTTTCTTGGCCCTCCCGGTGCAGGTAAAGGAACCCAGGCTGAACGTCTGGCCGCCGATCAGAACCTGCTGAAGATCAGTACCGGCGACATTCTGCGCGATCATGTGACGCGCGGCACCGAGCTTGGGCAGCGCGTGAAGCCGATTCTGGATGCCGGACATCTGGTACCCGACGATATCCTGATTGCGCTGATCCGTGACCGGCTGGCAGCGCTGGAAAGCGTGCGGGTCATCTTCGATGGTTTTCCGCGCACCACCGCGCAGGCACAGGAACTCGACATGCTCCTTGAAGAACTCGGGGCACCGATCAGCGCTGTGCCCCTGCTAGAAGTGCCGGATCAGCTTCTGATCGACCGCATCGTAGAGCGGGGCAAGACCAGCGGGCGCAGCGACGACACTGAAGAAGTGGCCCGCAACCGGCAGACGGTGTACCGTGACCAGACCCAGCCGCTGATCGATTACTACTCGGCACGTGGACAGGTTCGGACGATTAACGGGGTGGGAAGCATGGACGAGG